TGAAGCGGTCATAAATGTTGATCATACCGATAGCTTTGCCGGGAATATCGGCTTCCGTAGCAATCGCTCTTATAATGTCCTCAGGGCGAATATTCTGCGCACGGCCGACATTCAGAAAGAGCCGTACCATGCCCTCTGTATTTTCCATCATAACCGGTGTCTCTTCCACCAGTTTAAAGCCTTCTTGCGCCAGCTTCATGGCCGCTGCAGCGACATCGACCGCATCATGGCTTTCAGCCATTTCTTCAACAATTGAAATATACTCGTCAAGATTGCCACGAGAAATCAAGGTGGCCAGCCGCTCCTTAAGCGTTTCTTCATGACGCTTCAACACATCGGAAGCGCTGGGCACGGCACGGCGTACCAACCGGCTGTGCGTCGCCCGCTCAATGCTCTTCAGTTGGCGGAACTCGCGAGGATTGATAAAGGTCAGCGCCACGCCAGTCCGTCCGGCGCGTCCCGTACGTCCGATACGATGCACATAGGATTCGTGATCCTGCGGGATATCGTAGTTAATAACATGGGTAATATCGTCAATATCAATACCACGCGCCGCCACATCGGTAGCAACCAAAATGTCCAGCTTACCATTGCGGACCTGTTTCATAACGCGGTCACGCTGATTTTGGCTGAGATCGCCATGCAGGCCGTCCACAAGATAGCCGCGTGTCTGCAAGGATGCTACCAAGTCATCCACACCTTTTTTCGTACGGCAGAAAACAATGCTTTTACCGGTTTCCTCCAGATCAAGTACCCGGCATAACGCCTCTAGCTTGTCTCTTGTTTCATAATAGAACTGTTCAATAGCCGGTACTGTAAGCTGCTCGCGGCTAATGGTCACGGTAAAAGGATCTTTCATATAACGTTTGGCCAGCGAAGCGATAGCAGCAGGCATGGTAGCCGAGAAAAGCAGAGTTTGACGCGATTCTTCCGGCGTATGCGATAAAATCGACTCAATATCCTCTACAAAGCCCATGTCCAGCATTTCGTCCGCTTCATCCATTACAACCATCTGCACTTTATCTAAGCGCAATGTCTGGCGGCGAATATGATCCAACAGACGCCCCGGTGTACCGATTACAATTTGGGCTCCAGCGCGAATGGCGCGAATCTGCCGATCAATCGGTTGACCGCCGTATACTGGCAGCACGCGCACACGCTTGACTTTGCCGATATTAGAAATCTCTTCAGCCACCTGAATTGCCAGCTCCCGTGTAGGTGTCAGAACCAACGCCTGCACAACCTTATCTGGCGTAACTTTTTCCACCAGCGGGATGCCAAAAGCGGCGGTTTTGCCTGTACCGGTCTGCGCTTGACCGATAATGTCCTTGCCATTCATAACATGGGGAATGGTCTCACTCTGAATCGGCGAAGGCGCTTCAAAGCCCATAGCACTCAACGCACTCAATACTTTCTTGCTAATTCCCAGTTCTTCAAAATTTACGTTTTTTTCTTCCAAAATAAATTCCTCCTATTTTATAAACCAACAACAAATTAAGTCGTTTTTTTATCAGTGTCTTTTTTTGCCTCAAACTGGCGTAAATATCGCACTAGCAGCGCCAATGCCCGGGCTGTCGCATGGCTTCGAATCTGTTGACGGCTTCCATAGAACCGTCCTTCTTCCTGCCAAATCCCCCATGGTCCCACAACAGCCATGTGCACCAGACCAACAGGTTTGGCAGCGCTGCCTCCATCAGGACCAGCGATGCCGGTTGTCGCCAAGGCTACTTCAACGCCGCAGGCCTTACGGGCACCAATGGCCATGGCTTCCGCCGTCTGCACGCTCACCGCGCCAAAATCTCGCAGCAGTGATTCCGGCACCTCCAAGAGTTCCTGCTTGATCCGGTTGTCATAGGCTACAATACCGCCGGTCAAATAGCAGGATGAACCAGGTACATTGGCCATGCGGGCCGCCACCATGCCAGCGGTGCAAGATTCCGCCGTAGCCAGCGTCCAACCCTTTTTCAGGAGCTCTCGTCCAACTACTTCTTCCAATGTCGCGTCGTCATCGCTGATGACAGCATCGCCCAGTCGTTCGCGAATCTGCGTACTCCAAGGCTCCATAAGCTGCAACGCCGCTTCTTCCGTTTCGCCCTGCGCCGTCAGGCGCACCAACATTTCGCCGCTGCGGGCCAAAAAAGCTACTGTTGGATTTCCCTGAGACAGAACTAGATCCATCAATTTCTCTTCCAGCAGCGATTCCCCAATACCTACGCACCGGAATATGCGTGAGCGGATACATCCTAACGTCGGCCGGTAGTTTTTCAGCCATGGTAGCACCTGCTGCTCCAACATGGCCTGCATCTCCACAGGCGGCCCAGGCAAATTAATCAAAACCCCCTGGGCATGTTCCAAGATACTTCCAGGCGCCGTCCCGCAACAATTGGGCAGAATGATCGCCCCCACAGGCAGTTGCGCTTGACGCAGATTGCTTTCCGCCATAGGAAGCTTTCGCTGGCGAAAAAACGTCTGCAGATGCTCCACTGTAGCCGCATCCTCAACCATTTCCACCCCCAGCAAAGCTGCGGACACCTCCCGGGTAATGTCCCCTTGAGTCGGTCCCAGACCGCCTGTGGTAATCACCAGCTCGGCACGGGCCATTCCTTGCTTAAGCACTTCCTCCATCCGCAGTGGATTATCTCCTACCGTACTCTGGTAATGTACGGTAATGCCCGCTTCATTTAACCGTTGGGCAATATAGGCTGCGTTGGAATTTACAATTTCGCCCAGAAGCAGTTCCGTACCTGTACTGATAATTTCTGCAATCACCTTGATCTCCCCTTTGTATGGTCCCAGGTTTTTTAATCAACAATTTCCGCCACCAAATCATAACTAAATCCCTGCGCAATGCGCACCTTGAGCGTATCGCCCACTTTCAACCCGCCTTGCCCAGCCGTTTCCACATAAATCTGTCCATCCACATCCGGAGCCTCGCGATAAGAACGAGCTAAAATCACCTCAGGACGCGCCTCATCCAGCCCCGTAACAATGACCGTTAACTCCCGTCCCTCCAATGAGCGGTTTATTTCCTCTGAAATCTTACTTTGCAACGCCATTAAGCGATGATAGCGTTCCTGCTTCACCTCTTCCGGCACTTGCTCTTCCATGGCGCCAGCCACAGTTCCATCTTCTTGAGAATACGTAAACACGCCAACATGGTCAAAACGCGCTGTCTCCAGCCATTGCTCCAAAAAAGCAAATTGCGCTTCCGTTTCACCGGGAAAGCCAACGATAAAAGAGGTGCGCAACACTACATCCGGCATGGCTTGACGGATTTTTTGCAGCAGTGTGTCAATGTCCGCTTGACGATCCCTACGGTTCATAGCCTGCAAAACAGTATCATGAATATGCTGTAACGGCAAATCCACGTAGCGGCATATTTTCGGCTCACTGGCCATATAGGCAATAAGTTCGTCCGTAAAATAGCGGGGATAACAATACAAAAGGCGGATCCATTCCACCCCGTCGATGGCGGCCAGTTCCTTTAAGAGAGCCACCAAGTTAGGCTGCCCGTATATATCCTTGCCATAACTGGTGGTATCCTGCGCCACCAGATTGATTTCCCTCACGCCCTTTTGGGCCAAGCGCCGCACTTCTTCTACAATCGACTCAATGGGGCGGCTGCGAAAGGCGCCGCGCACGCTGGGAATCACACAGTACGTGCAGCAGTTGCTGCAGCCTTCGGCTACTTTAACGTAAGCGCTATAAGAAGGCATAGTAGAGATACGGGGGGTTTTTTCGTCATAAAGCGTAGTCAGGCTATCAATAAACAAAGCCCGACGTCCCTCTAGTGCTGCAGCCACAGCCTCCTGGATTCGCCCCCAGGCAGCAGTTCCTAAAATCACATCCACTTCCGGCATTTCATCCAAAAGATCCTGCTGATACCGCTGGCCTAAACAGCCGGCCACAATAAGCCCACGGCAGCGTCCTGTTTTTTTAAATTCCGCCATCTGCAAAATCGTCTGCAACGATTCTTCTTTAGCAGCGTCAATAAAACCGCAAGTATTGACGACTAAAATGTCTGCTTCCGCCGGATTATCAATCAACTCTACGCCGCCATCCTGCAGCAAGCCAAGCATGACTTCCGTATCTACCAAATTTTTCACACAGCCCAAGCTTACAAAGCCGGCTTTGATCATTTCTTTTGTTCCTCCATTCGTATCCCGTTCCCTTCTGGAGCTTTCAAGCCCAAGCGAATATTCTGCAACCAAGCTTCCAACTGCTTTTGTCGCGCTCCTTCAGGCAACGCTTCATCACGCAGTTCCCAAAGAACCGGCCGCGGACTTTTTTGTATTTCTGGGTTGGCAGGCAACGCCAATAACGAGATAGCCTCCCGCTTTTGAGCGCACGCAGGCGACAACAGCCAATCCAACATTTTTTTTGCCTCGCTCTGCATGGGACCGTCTTTAACCAAAGCGCCCCCTGTCAACATATAGGCTGTCCCATGTTCCGGCCAGACGAGTTGCACCGGAAATTGGTCACGTACGTATTTTTCCGCCTCGCTGTAAGGAGTAATCGCCAAATCCGCTTCTCCCATACCAGCCATTCGAACCGGAGTTGATAAAAATTTAGCATACCGCACTACTTGGGGATGTAACTTAGCCAAATAGGCAAGACTCTCGCGACTGCCATACACTTCGCTCAACTGCTCCATTAACTGAGCCGGTGCCTCGGCCGCCAAAAAGTCAGTCATAGCCACCCGCAGCTCACTTTGCTTCACAATGTCTTCCCAATCATTAGGCACGCTTTTCCATTGTTTTGCCGCATCTCGGTTAACAACAAAGACATAGGGATCATACCACAGACCGACCCAAAAATCATCTTCATCTTTTAAAGAGTCAGAAACAAGATCCGCCTCTTCCGATAAAAACTCCTGCAGTCGCTTGTCTTTCTTCGCCCGTAAAAGTGTCATGCGTTCTGTCAAAATAAAACTAGCCTGCGGTGCCGGCTGCTCTTGCTGCAATTGCTTCAACAAATCAGCGGCAGCGGTAAAAGAGCGCACCTGCAGCTTCAACCCTTGTTTTTGTGCTTCCTCTGTCAAAAGAGACTGCACTGTCTCCGCCGGTAGTGTCGTATAGATAACTATTTCCGGCAAAAAGTCTTCTGTTTTTTCGTCCGCATGCCCCGACAGTAGAAGACTGCCCACAAAAGCAACCATGACTAGGCAAAGAGACAACAAAAAAATAGGAGCATATCGTTTCATGGATTTATTCCTCCAAAGCACCCCTGTCGCAATAGAATAAATATGGTACAATAATAGGCGAAACTTATTGATAGGAACCGACGTTTCCGTCAAAGTTCCTTATACATCTAGGAGGGATTCACTTGGCTAAAGGTTCTTCTCCGGTACCGCCTCAAAAAAATGGTCTTCATAAGAAAAAGCAGGCGGAACGAACTTCGTTTCTATCTCGACTGATCCACCCAAAGCTAACTTTGCGTTTGGTTTTGATCGTCATCTACTTCCTTCTTTACGGTCTTAGCAATCTTTTCAGTCTCTACGAAGCCATTGCAGAGCAGCAGGAACTGGCAACATTTTGGGTATCGTTGTGCTCTGCCTTACTGTATCTGCCAGCCAGCGTGGGCATCGCTCAATTGCTGCCCTGGGGGCGCAAGCTTTCTTTGGTTATCTCCGCCCTAGCTATTATTATCGCCGTACCCATTCTTTTCTTCTTCGGAGCCTATCTAGACGCCGGCTTGACCTTACTGCTTAATGCCATGATCTTTCGTTATCTCTTATCTCCTGAGTGCCGGTTGCTTTTTGCCCGTTGATTTCGTGCAGAACCTTTGGCAGTTTTGCCTCCCTGGCGCACTCCTGCGCCACGATGACCGCCTTTGGCGCGGGAATCTTTCTCTTGGTGCCCTGCCGGCGAAGCTTGCGCTTCTCCCGGGAGGGGCCGCAGCAGGCAACGGCTTTCATGACCGATAAGGTCCTGTCGACGCGCCTTAAGCAACGCTTCATGCACCAAAGCCCGATTTTTCGGATTACGAAACTGCAGCAACGCACGCTGCAGTTTTTTTTCATGTATGTCGCGGCAAACCTTCACAGCCTGGCCAGTCAACGGATGAATACCGCTATAATACATGCAGGTAGATAAACTTCCCGGTGTGGGAATAAAATCCTGCACCTGTTCTGGATAGTACCCCTGATCACGTAAAAATTCCGCTAATTCCACAGCTTCTGCCAACCCACAACCGGGATGACTGGACATCAAATACGGCACCAGATACTGTTCCTTGCCCAGTTCACGGTTTACGCGGCGATACGCATCTTGAAATCGCAAATAGCAGTCTTTGCCCGATTTCCCCATAATCTGAGTAACCTTTGACGCAACATGCTCCGGTGCCACCTTTAGTTGGCCGCTTACATGATACTGGCACAATTCATGCAAAAATTCATCCCGATCTTTAGCCAACAGCAAATAATCATAACGAATACCTGAGCGAATAAAGACTTTCTTTATTCCAGAAACCTTGCGCAAGCTGCGCAACAGCTGCAGATAATCTTGATGGTCCGCCTGCAAATGCACGCAAGGTTCCGGTGAAAGACAGCTTTTGCCACGACAAGCGCCTCTCTCCAACTGCGACGCACACGCCGGTTGCCGAAAATTGGCTGTAGGGCCGCCAACGTCATGAATATAGCCCTTAAATTCGGGGAGAGTTGTCAAAAGACGCGCTTCTTGTAAAAGCGATTCATGGCTCCGGCTTTGAATGATACGTCCTTGATGCGAAGTAATGGCACAAAAAGCGCAGCCTCCAAAACAGCCGCGCTGACTAACCAAGCTGAACTGAACTTCTTCAATGGCCGGCACACAGCCAGCTTGATCATAAGAGGGATGCCAAGTCCGCATGTATGGTAAATCATACACCGCATCCAGTTCTGCCGTTGTCAATGGCATCGCCGGAGGATTTTGCACCAAAAATCCTCGTTCCTGTTCTTGCAGCAATGTTTTGCCACGAATAGGATCCTGTTCCAAAAACTGCAAGCCCCCTGCTTTAGCAAAAGCTTTAGGGTCTTGTCGGCATTCTTCCCAAGAAGGCAGTTTCACCGCATCCCAAACTTCTTCTTGCGATTCTACAATAAAACAGGTCCCAGGCACTTGGCGGATCTGCGCGATTGGAATACCGCTTTCCAATTGGTTAGCGATCTCCTGAATTTGCCTCTCGCCCATTCCATAAATCAGAAGATCTGCATGACTATCCGCTAAAATTGAGCGGCGTAAGGCATCTTCCCAGTAATCATAGTGCACAAAACGTCGCAGACTAGCCTCAATGCCGCCAATAATTAAGGGAATATCTTTCCAGATTTCCCGTATGCGGCTACAGTACACCAACGTAGCCCGGTCCGGCCGAAAACCAGCCTTACCGCCGGGAGCATAGCGATCCTCGCTGCGCAATCGCTTTGCCGCCGTATACTTATTAAGCATAGAGTCTAAATTGCCGGCAGACACCAACACACCTAGACGCGGTTTTCCAAATTCTTTGAACGCTTTAGCGCTGCGCCAATCAGGTTGCGCCAAAATTGCAACCCGATAGCCTTGTTTTTCCAACCAGCGGCTGATAATTGCATGACCGAAACTAGGATGATCTACATACGCATCGCCACTAACAAATAAAAAATCTACATAATCCCAGCCGCGTGCTTCCATATCGGCGCGACAAATAGGGAGAAAGGTTTTTTCCATTTTAGCCTCTATTTCTTTTCAACACGAAAACATCTTACTATTTTTTAGCCGGTCCTTGCGGCGTAAATTCGTATTCCACGACTTCGCCCGCTTTACCTAAGGCTGCCTGCGGCGAACCGTTGAAAGTCAGTTGGACCGCGCCGGCATTCCCCAGAGTCAAATGGACTGTTTTGGTTGCATCCCAACGCAATGTCTGACCCTTTTGGGCAGTACCATTAAAAATCTTTTTGCCATCCACAGAGACATCAATCCAACAATCCGCTTGGAATAAGGCTTGCAAATGAACGCCATCTTGTTTTACCTGCACATTGGCCGCGCTGCTGTTTGCAGTATTGGACACACCACCACCAGCCATAACTGGCTTAGAGGCTGCAGATGGCTGCGCACCACCGGCTGACGGCGCAGAGGTTCCCGCCCACCACCAATATCCTGCCACTAAAACCGCTACTACAGCCACTCCTGCCAACCATCCCGAAGACTTTCCGGCACGAGCCGGGGCTGGGAACGGAGCATTTTCCTTTAGAGGCAAGACTGAGGCGCTCTTTTTCTCTTGAGCCGGTTCTGCTTGCAGCTCAGCTTCTATTGGTTCATGGGAAACCGTAATCTGCTGCTCCTGCTTGTATAATTCTACCATGGCCGAGCCATCCAAGCCAACAAAAGTAGCATAATTGCGAATGAAACCTTTTAAATACACTTCTCCGGGCACCACTTCATAGTCCTCGGATTCAATGGCTTGAATGTAAAGAGCACGAATGCTTGTGCCTTTTTCCACGTCAGTAATTGAATATCCCCGCTGTTCCCTTGCTGCAGAAAGTTGCTGACCTACCGTTGCCATTGTGTTGTTACCTCCTCAGTGTTTCTAAATGCGCTGTCAACGTTGCTGCTGCAGCTTCAAAATCACTTGCATCCACACAAAACGCATACTCGTCTAACGCTGCCTTCTCATAGCCATATATAGGATCATAATACTCTTTGAGCAAAGTTTCAATAACATTAGAAAAATCTCCTTTTTCTAATTGCTCCGTCCACTCCACAATTTTCCGTTTGCCACACTGCTTTTGCAGCCGTTGCATACTGACGATCAAAGTTTCTACCTGTTTTACGTTGTCATCTTGCACATATTCCTCGCAAAGACGACTTACCCGCAAGGCAAGAGGCGTCTTCACCAAAACTTTATGTCCAACCTGCATCGCTTCATAAAGACAATCCGGTAAATACAAATTGCCAATTCGCTTGCTTTCGCACTCTACCACAAAATACTCGCCTTGGTTCACCCGCTCTAGCTCCGCCAGTAAAAGAGAATCAAAGCTTTGCGCCGTGCAGCAGCTGCCTAGGCCCACATGGCCGAAAACAGAGCCTCGATGATTAGCCAGACGCTCTAAATCCAGCACCGGTACGCCCAAGCGCGCTAAATGATACAACAACTGTGTTTTACCAGTGCCTGTAGAACCGCATAAGACAACAGCCCGGGCCTGAATTGTAAAACTCTTGAGACGATCCAATACATAATTGCGATAAGCCTTGTATCCCCCCTGCAACTGACGCGTACGAATCCCCATCATAGCCAGCACGGACACGACGGCTCCTGAACGCATGCCGCCACGCCAACAATAAATGACAATTTCTTTACCCAAGGCAGCATATTCACTGATAGTTCGTACCAAGCCAGGAAGGCGTGGCGCCACAATATCCAATCCACGACTTTTCGCAGTCTCTGGCCCTACTTGTTTATACAGAGTACCTATTTCCACCCGCTCTTCATTTTCCAATAACGGCAGATTATAGGCGCCCGGAATGTGGCCTTTAGAAAATTCCGCAGGCGTACGCATATCAACAAACACAACTTGCGGCAGCGCCAACGCATCCTCTACCGAGACTGTTTCGTGCAAATTCATCACCACATCTCAAATCTTTGTCAAGCCTTATACGGCATCCCCTGACAGCATTTCTTTAGCCTGTTCATAGGTCATGAGAATATCCCTGGGCCGACTCCCCATATTAGGTCCGACAATCCGCATTTCTTCCATCATGTCCATTAATCGGCCCGCGCGGCTATGGCCTACGCGCAATTTTCGCTGCAACATGGATGCAGATGCCGTACCGGTTTCCAAAACCAAGCGGACCGCTTCCGGCAATAGTTCATCTTGTTGCAAATCAGATGGCATGCTGCCTGACGTTTCGGCACCAGCGGTTACTTCTTCATTATATTCCGGCTCTTCTTCTTGCTGTGACCGAACAAAATCAAGCACCTTGTCAATATCATCGTCTCCAAGAAAAGCGCCCTGCACTCGCTGCGGTTTCGCCATTCCTACAGGATATAGCAGCATGTCGCCTCGGCCAAGCAGCTTTTCCGCTCCAGGCATGTCCAAAATAGTCCGCGAATCAATCTGTGAGGATACGGAAAAAGAAATTCGCGAAGGAATATTGGCCTTAATGGTTCCGGTAATTACATCAACCGAAGGACGCTGCGTCGCCAAAATAAGATGAAGCCCTGCCGCACGGGCTTTTTGCGCCAAACGGCAAATGGCATCCTCTACATCCACGGGCGCGGCCATCATTAAATCGGCCAATTCGTCAATAATAATTACAATATAAGGAAGCCGCTTGTCTTCCTCGACTCCGGCATTATATGACGCCAAATCCCTCACACGCGCCGTCGCCAAAACTGCATAACGCCGCTCCATTTCCTGCACCGCCCAATTAAGCGCGGCTGTCGCCTTTTTCGCATCCGTCACTACCGGCACCAGCAAATGCGGAATCCCATTATATTTAGACAGTTCCACAAATTTAGGATCGACCAGAATCAGCTTTACCTCTTCCGGTCGAACACGAAAAAGCAAACTAGCAATCATCGTGTTAATGCAAACGCTTTTTCCTGAACCAGTAGCTCCTGCTACCAACAAATGCGGCATTTTTCCTAAGTCGGCCAAAATAATCTGGCCGGCAATATCCTTGCCTAAGCCGACGGTCAACAAGGACGATGCTTTTTGAAACGATCCACTTTCTACAACCTCACAAAAAGCTACGCCCGTCACCTGGCGATTCGGTACCTCGATCCCAACAGCGGCTTTGCCGGGAATGGGCGCTTCAATGCGCACGCCCGTCGCAGCCAACTTTAAGGCAATATCATCTGCCAAAGAAACGATCTTACTCACCTTTACTCCTGGTGCAGGCTCTATTTCATAGC
This genomic window from uncultured Anaeromusa sp. contains:
- a CDS encoding ABC transporter substrate-binding protein, with the translated sequence MKRYAPIFLLSLCLVMVAFVGSLLLSGHADEKTEDFLPEIVIYTTLPAETVQSLLTEEAQKQGLKLQVRSFTAAADLLKQLQQEQPAPQASFILTERMTLLRAKKDKRLQEFLSEEADLVSDSLKDEDDFWVGLWYDPYVFVVNRDAAKQWKSVPNDWEDIVKQSELRVAMTDFLAAEAPAQLMEQLSEVYGSRESLAYLAKLHPQVVRYAKFLSTPVRMAGMGEADLAITPYSEAEKYVRDQFPVQLVWPEHGTAYMLTGGALVKDGPMQSEAKKMLDWLLSPACAQKREAISLLALPANPEIQKSPRPVLWELRDEALPEGARQKQLEAWLQNIRLGLKAPEGNGIRMEEQKK
- a CDS encoding RodZ domain-containing protein, whose translation is MATVGQQLSAAREQRGYSITDVEKGTSIRALYIQAIESEDYEVVPGEVYLKGFIRNYATFVGLDGSAMVELYKQEQQITVSHEPIEAELQAEPAQEKKSASVLPLKENAPFPAPARAGKSSGWLAGVAVVAVLVAGYWWWAGTSAPSAGGAQPSAASKPVMAGGGVSNTANSSAANVQVKQDGVHLQALFQADCWIDVSVDGKKIFNGTAQKGQTLRWDATKTVHLTLGNAGAVQLTFNGSPQAALGKAGEVVEYEFTPQGPAKK
- a CDS encoding YgiQ family radical SAM protein gives rise to the protein MEKTFLPICRADMEARGWDYVDFLFVSGDAYVDHPSFGHAIISRWLEKQGYRVAILAQPDWRSAKAFKEFGKPRLGVLVSAGNLDSMLNKYTAAKRLRSEDRYAPGGKAGFRPDRATLVYCSRIREIWKDIPLIIGGIEASLRRFVHYDYWEDALRRSILADSHADLLIYGMGERQIQEIANQLESGIPIAQIRQVPGTCFIVESQEEVWDAVKLPSWEECRQDPKAFAKAGGLQFLEQDPIRGKTLLQEQERGFLVQNPPAMPLTTAELDAVYDLPYMRTWHPSYDQAGCVPAIEEVQFSLVSQRGCFGGCAFCAITSHQGRIIQSRSHESLLQEARLLTTLPEFKGYIHDVGGPTANFRQPACASQLERGACRGKSCLSPEPCVHLQADHQDYLQLLRSLRKVSGIKKVFIRSGIRYDYLLLAKDRDEFLHELCQYHVSGQLKVAPEHVASKVTQIMGKSGKDCYLRFQDAYRRVNRELGKEQYLVPYLMSSHPGCGLAEAVELAEFLRDQGYYPEQVQDFIPTPGSLSTCMYYSGIHPLTGQAVKVCRDIHEKKLQRALLQFRNPKNRALVHEALLKARRQDLIGHESRCLLRPLPGEAQASPAGHQEKDSRAKGGHRGAGVRQGGKTAKGSARNQRAKSNRHSGDKR
- the mnmH gene encoding tRNA 2-selenouridine(34) synthase MnmH, which encodes MNLHETVSVEDALALPQVVFVDMRTPAEFSKGHIPGAYNLPLLENEERVEIGTLYKQVGPETAKSRGLDIVAPRLPGLVRTISEYAALGKEIVIYCWRGGMRSGAVVSVLAMMGIRTRQLQGGYKAYRNYVLDRLKSFTIQARAVVLCGSTGTGKTQLLYHLARLGVPVLDLERLANHRGSVFGHVGLGSCCTAQSFDSLLLAELERVNQGEYFVVECESKRIGNLYLPDCLYEAMQVGHKVLVKTPLALRVSRLCEEYVQDDNVKQVETLIVSMQRLQKQCGKRKIVEWTEQLEKGDFSNVIETLLKEYYDPIYGYEKAALDEYAFCVDASDFEAAAATLTAHLETLRR
- a CDS encoding DEAD/DEAH box helicase encodes the protein MEEKNVNFEELGISKKVLSALSAMGFEAPSPIQSETIPHVMNGKDIIGQAQTGTGKTAAFGIPLVEKVTPDKVVQALVLTPTRELAIQVAEEISNIGKVKRVRVLPVYGGQPIDRQIRAIRAGAQIVIGTPGRLLDHIRRQTLRLDKVQMVVMDEADEMLDMGFVEDIESILSHTPEESRQTLLFSATMPAAIASLAKRYMKDPFTVTISREQLTVPAIEQFYYETRDKLEALCRVLDLEETGKSIVFCRTKKGVDDLVASLQTRGYLVDGLHGDLSQNQRDRVMKQVRNGKLDILVATDVAARGIDIDDITHVINYDIPQDHESYVHRIGRTGRAGRTGVALTFINPREFRQLKSIERATHSRLVRRAVPSASDVLKRHEETLKERLATLISRGNLDEYISIVEEMAESHDAVDVAAAAMKLAQEGFKLVEETPVMMENTEGMVRLFLNVGRAQNIRPEDIIRAIATEADIPGKAIGMINIYDRFTFVEVPQNIAERVMAVMHKGTIKGYQVNVEPAKGKR
- a CDS encoding DNA translocase FtsK 4TM domain-containing protein encodes the protein MLRKLLSGVPREMRYEIWGILLVAIAGIALCALAGLNVGSLGQALKKVQTYLFGLGAFIPPLLVAVIGARYIWLRVEAGYTLRFVGFIASYWLLLMLVHHLMIQPGREILPESLTEGGGLLGGMALFLLRKFVGVDGAVILIVAVLLCTIMVTTTWSLGKTMHVAKDKVDTGLQEAKEKVAATYEKAQLRVALYNQERDERFASEHAASPSSLEKPATEKSSVPAFQAEHNEEKPLRTTVQVRKEQEPLGSAAEATPIELFTPRELSVNGYQLPPLDLIYKPRATTSASSQKEMKENAKILEETMADFNVAARIVDITQGPAVTRYEIEPAPGVKVSKIVSLADDIALKLAATGVRIEAPIPGKAAVGIEVPNRQVTGVAFCEVVESGSFQKASSLLTVGLGKDIAGQIILADLGKMPHLLVAGATGSGKSVCINTMIASLLFRVRPEEVKLILVDPKFVELSKYNGIPHLLVPVVTDAKKATAALNWAVQEMERRYAVLATARVRDLASYNAGVEEDKRLPYIVIIIDELADLMMAAPVDVEDAICRLAQKARAAGLHLILATQRPSVDVITGTIKANIPSRISFSVSSQIDSRTILDMPGAEKLLGRGDMLLYPVGMAKPQRVQGAFLGDDDIDKVLDFVRSQQEEEPEYNEEVTAGAETSGSMPSDLQQDELLPEAVRLVLETGTASASMLQRKLRVGHSRAGRLMDMMEEMRIVGPNMGSRPRDILMTYEQAKEMLSGDAV
- the rimO gene encoding 30S ribosomal protein S12 methylthiotransferase RimO; this encodes MIKAGFVSLGCVKNLVDTEVMLGLLQDGGVELIDNPAEADILVVNTCGFIDAAKEESLQTILQMAEFKKTGRCRGLIVAGCLGQRYQQDLLDEMPEVDVILGTAAWGRIQEAVAAALEGRRALFIDSLTTLYDEKTPRISTMPSYSAYVKVAEGCSNCCTYCVIPSVRGAFRSRPIESIVEEVRRLAQKGVREINLVAQDTTSYGKDIYGQPNLVALLKELAAIDGVEWIRLLYCYPRYFTDELIAYMASEPKICRYVDLPLQHIHDTVLQAMNRRDRQADIDTLLQKIRQAMPDVVLRTSFIVGFPGETEAQFAFLEQWLETARFDHVGVFTYSQEDGTVAGAMEEQVPEEVKQERYHRLMALQSKISEEINRSLEGRELTVIVTGLDEARPEVILARSYREAPDVDGQIYVETAGQGGLKVGDTLKVRIAQGFSYDLVAEIVD
- a CDS encoding competence/damage-inducible protein A, with product MIAEIISTGTELLLGEIVNSNAAYIAQRLNEAGITVHYQSTVGDNPLRMEEVLKQGMARAELVITTGGLGPTQGDITREVSAALLGVEMVEDAATVEHLQTFFRQRKLPMAESNLRQAQLPVGAIILPNCCGTAPGSILEHAQGVLINLPGPPVEMQAMLEQQVLPWLKNYRPTLGCIRSRIFRCVGIGESLLEEKLMDLVLSQGNPTVAFLARSGEMLVRLTAQGETEEAALQLMEPWSTQIRERLGDAVISDDDATLEEVVGRELLKKGWTLATAESCTAGMVAARMANVPGSSCYLTGGIVAYDNRIKQELLEVPESLLRDFGAVSVQTAEAMAIGARKACGVEVALATTGIAGPDGGSAAKPVGLVHMAVVGPWGIWQEEGRFYGSRQQIRSHATARALALLVRYLRQFEAKKDTDKKTT